CTAGTTACGTCAAGAACTAGTTGATCAATACACATAGCATCTGCTAAAGACTTTAGGTTAGTTTTTAAGGGAGTATTGACATTATGCGaataatcaatgttaaaatCTCCCTGCAAGATGACGCCTGCATAGGAATCCAAATCCAGATTAACCAGAATATCCTCTAATTTGTCGATACTCCCAATCTCAGTAGGAGGTCTGTAATATGCTCCACAAATCCATTTTTCTGATCCTACAATCATTtgaacaaatataatttcagttGTTACATTTTGCGGAAGCTCAATAATAGAAGGAGAAAGATTATTTGCAACCGCTAACATCACACCACCTCCATGGCGATTTCTGTCCTTTCTAAATATCGTGTAACAATCAGTATCCAAGATTAATGAAGATGGTAAAGTAGAGTCTAGCCATGTTTCAGTAACATGTTTTCTCAACACAAAAATATAATGCGCTCCAATGCCATGCATCTCTGTAAAGATATAGAAATATTGTCTGAAGCAATCAATTTATTACATACACAGTATGGAAAGGAACATCAAAGGAATGAGAGAATTTTGAATTGATAATGtacaaattgcaaaatatacagtaaaagtAAGTTAGTAACATTCAGTGTTTAGAAAACAAACATTGAATACATGATATAAATTTACCTTTCACGAATTGGAAATATCAGATATTTCTTGTCTGCAATGTCACCAGGAAGTGACTTTTTCAGATAACTTTTCATTGTCAATTTGTTTTGGATAAACTGTGAATCTACAGCTGTAAATATGTGAGTATCAGCACATGGATACTCGTGTTGTAGGTGCCTGTTAGTATAAAATGTGGGTAAAAGTTGAGTGTTAACAAAGTACAGATAAAAATAACCAAATGGTTTTTCACTTTTGGTGATGAGTAAGCTTGATGCAATTATGAAATCATGGTCAAATAAGCACATTTCAATCATTTGacagtattattatatacaatttacacagtgctacacaacacatttattacattttacaaaacaattcaAACCGTTGCAAACCAAGTTAGAATTTATTCTCCACTGATTGttagggcgtttgttgtatgggAGAATCTATGATGATACTGTCTTTGGTTATGCAGTCTAACAGTACACTTGCCCTGTAAGTGAGAGGTCGCAGGTCCGAATTCTGCCAGACACgttttttatacaataacaaaaaacTTTCAGTAACATGAGATCATGTTTTCGAAAATGAGCACTTCCCTACCTTACATAAAAATCCACAATGGCACTGCTTATTCCAGCATTAAGGTTGGTTGAATTGATGTctgtcatttttatatttacagatTTGGTTCTGGCAGTTGACTCTTTCCTTTTTGAAATAGGAGGCCATTGTAACAAGctgaaaacaaatgtaaaataatatttttaaggAAATAAGAATTTAAAATCATACATAAATTACTGAAAGGAAAGAATAACCAAATATAATTTAAACCTACTCAAAATCTTTGTCCACTATACAACATACAAAATCCTCATCTTCCTTGAAAACATTGCTGGCCACACCAGCACACACACAGTGGTACCATGCCTGGCACTTTCCACAGCAAATCATCTCTTTATTGGTAGATGTGTGTCCTGTATCAATGACACAAAGGCCCAACTTCTTTGCAACACACTGACTACCCAGGACATCTTGGAACCAAGTTGTCTTTGCAGCAGGTCTTCTCTTTTTTCGAGTCTTTATATCtgtaattaccaataatattgTCATGTCTGttaacagattaaaaaaaaggaaacaattGTCGTATTTAATTGGGAACTTTCGTGTCCAACAGAAAATTCATTGAGCACTTTTTGCATAATTACTCAACCACTGACAGAAAAATTTACCAGCAATGGGTAGTAATGGTACTACATGGTTGATGAGTCTGGACTCTGATAAAAATCGACACCAAAGAATTCCTATAACAGGGCGTTCCTCAAATTGGCAACAAGGATAGATGTATTGCTTGCTTCCATCCtcaattaaattttgtatttcacatCCAGTTGCAATTGAAATGAATTGAACTTGTAACATTCCTTGAATAAGAAAgaaaattatcaaattataacttgaaaaacataattattagcAAAGTCATCCACACCCCGAACACCATCAAATTACAAACTATCAATAATTTTATTGTTCAAAACAGTTCAATTGAGCATTACAGAAGAGATAGAATTTGCTATGGTTACTTAATTTTACTTAAtctttattaatacaaatatatttattgatttccaaagtggttcactAAAGTTCtacaaaactacaaaatgaaagTGATACACattaataaaacacaaattcaaGAAATTTGTCTACACTTCATACAAAAGAAAACTTTTAGAGGAAATCATGGAAGTGAATTGGATTAACGCATCTACTTTGCagaaaaataatactgtaactgaattgataattataataataatgtatacagtGTGCTGTGGTCAATGTTTTATGGAAAAGGTAAGGTAAaagtgagtcccgtgttctctgaacgtaggggaatgggctgttaggagctcattgtactaaacctcggcattatgtggtaggatggccagttcctttccacgccgccttttttctccctagtattttcaaccaggtactcgtttacagctgagtggactgggagttgtcgggaattgaacccgggtctatctgtatgacagtcaagtgtcctaaccactcagCTATCAACAACTCTTTTTTATGGAACCTTcctaaaattaattacaattttgatcttttcttttttatcgCTATTGTTTTAAAGCGGAGTGTGTCTAGTCAAAAAATAAGTATAGAttgatacatttattaatattaataatgtgatATCGACTttgcaaaaaaataatttttccagACAAAATATCTAAAACTAGAGTGTGCATTTCATACAAGGTCTCAGTcttcatattcataataattattattttttgcagCAGTAATCAATTTGCTAAAATATATGAAACACACCTGAATATGCAAAGTTTTTTGCCAGACAAAACAATTCTGCTTGGATGATGTAGTCTAGCAGCATATCAATTGTAGGATTTTCCTTAGGCCTCATGTCAAAAATTTCAACTGAGGCAGATACAGCTGCTAAAAAGGCTACCACCATAGCTATGTCAGCTTCACCATTAGTTGACAAGCCAGTAAGTATCTATTTCAACCAATGAGATAAAATAATTCAAACTTTACTATAAAACACTATcaattacaaagaaaaaaaaacatgtttccaCTTACTTATCTTATTTTTAATTAGATTGATTGCACAACTTAATgattgatattttgttttactcAATGGATTACATATGAAACAAgataaatttattctttattcatactttaaaaaactaaacattCCAAGTAATTTTATGGTATGATGGTATATTTGGCAAACAAATATTAAGAtacaagtactgtacatacacaaaataaaaaatcttttattaattataaaaatataattaaaaaaacaaatatgtaaaataatttttttggtcACCAAAATAGTAAATTATCAAGACTTACATGTTGCTTTAGGTGGTTGTAATGTTCTACAGTCCTCTTAATTGCCATAAGGCGTAGTTGACATGGCTTGCCTTGCTTTCCAAACAAAATACGGGATATTGAATGATAAAGACAATTACCATCCCCTCGGCTTTTTACTGCAACGCAGGACTTTCCATTTACagaaaaaaacttattttgaaATCTGTAGGGTAAGAGTGGAACAAACATTTAGTGTTATAAACATGTACGACAGGCAATTTCTCAGAAAAAGGCTTTGCACACATCATGACTTTGGTTTGCTCTTTTGTTGTGGaactttttgtattttatgaTACAAAAAACCTACAAAGTCTAGATATATTTTAGTGATAAGACTCACCTTTCAAATAGCGCTTCATTTGTTTTATGGGTGATAAGTGAATAACATGGAAGCGTGCCTGGCACCTTTAATGCTATGTCTTTAAATTCTTGAAAGGAATTAACCTGGCAAAGTTCATTCAAAAGTTTTTCTGCTCTTTTCTgcacataaataaaaattaaatacaaatttcaattagaaaaaagatattacaCATTATCATATTAAAATCcacataattatgatgataaaatatcataaatagaaacaataaaaaatgtaatacatttaaagatttatttgatttatagATTGAATATCATTGATtgctttaaaagtaaaaaaagaaaaatttaacaACATTAAAATTTCTGCTACCTACAAAAAttaagaacaaaaaaaaacatatttacttACCTCATCTAAAATCTCATCATTGTCTCCTTCTTCATGCtgtttttagacaaaataattatttaaaaaataatggacgagaaaaaaactatttttaccCTGAAATTTGGGGTAAAAATGTCAACATAACTGAATATTGTTTGACGGTTTGCAAGGGGAAGaatatgtattaaatattgtttgcGGTAGCACCACGTATTAGTTCAATTAAGAACTTATGTGTTAATTGAACTAATACGTGGTGCTACcgcaaaaaattattttaataacataaCTGAAGTCATAtattctttaatattttaattaattaattaataataaagtaataaaaaGTGTGTACAGTAATTAACCACAAACATTTTACTCCCACAGTTTATCATTTAAGATCAAATAATTAGATTTGGATTTGATCTTGGAATGGCACAGGAAGTGTAAATAGGGTGTGGTCTCTAACCTACAAACAATAAAAGAATTGTTTACctcttcatcttcatcattcTCTGTTTCTACATCTTCGTTGACTTCTTCTTTATGCTATTCaagttaaaatgtaaataaattcataaaaaaccATAACATATCTACTACAATGTTTCAGTTGCTTAATATtccaaatttaatattttaattaatcgATGAATAATAAAGTTATAAAAAGTGTGTACAGTAATTAACCACAAACATTTTACTCCCACAGTTTATCTTTTAAGATCAAATAATTAGATTTGGACTTGATACTGGAATGGCAGAGGAAGTGTAAATAGGGTGTGGTCTCTAACCTACAAACAATAAAAGAATTGTTTACctcttcatcttcatcattcTCTGTTTCTAAATCTTCGTTGACTTCTTCTTTATGCTATTTaagttaaaatgtaaataaattcataaaaaaaccATAATATATCTACAGTACTACAATGTTTCAGTTGCTTAATAttccaatttaatattttaattaatcaatgaataataaagttATAAAAAGTGTGTACAGTAATTAACCACAAACATTTTACTCCCACAGTTTATCGTTTAAGATCAAATAATTAGATTTGGACTTGATACTGGAATGGCACAGGAACTATAAATAGGGTGTGGTCTCTAACCTACAAACAATAAAAGAATTGTTTACCTCTTCATCTTCATCATACTCTGTTTCTAAATCTTCGTTGACTTCTTCTTTATGCTATTTaagttaaaatgtaaataaattcataaaaaaaccATAATATATCTACTACAATGTTTCAGTTCCTTAATAttccaatttaatattttaattaatcaatgaataataaagttATAAAAAGTGTGTACAGTAATTAAC
The window above is part of the Antedon mediterranea chromosome 10, ecAntMedi1.1, whole genome shotgun sequence genome. Proteins encoded here:
- the LOC140060357 gene encoding uncharacterized protein isoform X1, with product MRKKEKAVHCEYKTLNNLLKEETIGLSVMRLRGIVVRLVTEIGPSLVGESVYLANNKPDWWPENIKFISPTHKAEDGSMLTKRDLIRIVDSYKNSEAYKRHKEDIKEDLETENDEDEEHKEEVNEDLETEYDEDEEHKEEVNEDLETENDEDEEHKEEVNEDVETENDEDEEHEEGDNDEILDEKRAEKLLNELCQVNSFQEFKDIALKVPGTLPCYSLITHKTNEALFERFQNKFFSVNGKSCVAVKSRGDGNCLYHSISRILFGKQGKPCQLRLMAIKRTVEHYNHLKQHILTGLSTNGEADIAMVVAFLAAVSASVEIFDMRPKENPTIDMLLDYIIQAELFCLAKNFAYSGMLQVQFISIATGCEIQNLIEDGSKQYIYPCCQFEERPVIGILWCRFLSESRLINHVVPLLPIADIKTRKKRRPAAKTTWFQDVLGSQCVAKKLGLCVIDTGHTSTNKEMICCGKCQAWYHCVCAGVASNVFKEDEDFVCCIVDKDFDLLQWPPISKRKESTARTKSVNIKMTDINSTNLNAGISSAIVDFYVRHLQHEYPCADTHIFTAVDSQFIQNKLTMKSYLKKSLPGDIADKKYLIFPIRERDAWHWSALYFCVEKTRTYYFVVNSLHHSTVDVECFWEFLCTLWAVSKDQNLKLTNPLKEQKCEVEQQGPGPDCGLFMLQNIEELVKMEGMIIKKINISRSSLEMRRYIRGLLHNRMSEVVTTI
- the LOC140060357 gene encoding uncharacterized protein isoform X2 — encoded protein: MRKKEKAVHCEYKTLNNLLKEETIGLSVMRLRGIVVRLVTEIGPSLVGESVYLANNKPDWWPENIKFISPTHKAEDGSMLTKRDLIRIVDSYKNSEAYKRHKEDIKEDLETENDEDEEHKEEVNEDLETEYDEDEEKRAEKLLNELCQVNSFQEFKDIALKVPGTLPCYSLITHKTNEALFERFQNKFFSVNGKSCVAVKSRGDGNCLYHSISRILFGKQGKPCQLRLMAIKRTVEHYNHLKQHILTGLSTNGEADIAMVVAFLAAVSASVEIFDMRPKENPTIDMLLDYIIQAELFCLAKNFAYSGMLQVQFISIATGCEIQNLIEDGSKQYIYPCCQFEERPVIGILWCRFLSESRLINHVVPLLPIADIKTRKKRRPAAKTTWFQDVLGSQCVAKKLGLCVIDTGHTSTNKEMICCGKCQAWYHCVCAGVASNVFKEDEDFVCCIVDKDFDLLQWPPISKRKESTARTKSVNIKMTDINSTNLNAGISSAIVDFYVRHLQHEYPCADTHIFTAVDSQFIQNKLTMKSYLKKSLPGDIADKKYLIFPIRERDAWHWSALYFCVEKTRTYYFVVNSLHHSTVDVECFWEFLCTLWAVSKDQNLKLTNPLKEQKCEVEQQGPGPDCGLFMLQNIEELVKMEGMIIKKINISRSSLEMRRYIRGLLHNRMSEVVTTI